One window of the Maylandia zebra isolate NMK-2024a linkage group LG19, Mzebra_GT3a, whole genome shotgun sequence genome contains the following:
- the LOC143414016 gene encoding uncharacterized protein LOC143414016 — protein METPSSQTELEHQIVDLQNKIKGLKASLEDTSETTEIELLEKEIQRREETLNNLQGELKEGLRRSTRTKIPTPKALEMQQEEARKRERKFISTYERWKIRARESREQLKSDISKGELASLMDSLEKEKETVLNAYLEIRSHITPSPELRRHVDSCEAVTAEIMKVTYERMSDLDGDYDAEQVHCRLRELLKNSYARSIYGSTASRVTKSIRSHKSTTLTLKQADAAAELAAKEVEFEGLLEEERQMEKIEEQHRKMEVEKRRLERLQAEKNLRAARAKLQVYSQVASQEGSLHSSNSSVGNHHVPPAINPPTPTVTASPPDLNVSSLAQALQDSMALNRLPVPEPSVFSGNPIQFIEWKTSFMSLIDKKAISPADKLYYLRKYVGGPARKTLEGTFYRNDSDAYKDAWNKLDNRYGQTFIIQKAFRDKLTDWPKIQPRDAEGLRDFSDFLNACQDAMTHVKSLEILNDCEENKKLILKLPEWIASHWNRKVTEALKGNKEFPSFKDFATFMATEAEIACNPITSAYALRSSESSTAKQGSRDPKRNKASVLNTQTEADTERLKPVKGKERSPCAFCQNNQHRLHGCPKFIAKTLEERRDFVREHKLCYGCTKPGHSAKDCRHRHSCNTCKGKHPTCLHNDNYLKKERVLPQETTILSNAGQTEAAATSMSVITGQPTNTSMIVPVWVSKKDTGTEKLVYALLDTQSDTTFVEQELSDVLKADSCPVKLKLTTMIGRDVIVKSQRVSGLCVRGYRSSLLIDLPPAYTKDCIPVNRAHIPTCETAKRWNHLSKVIEEIPPLQDCEVGLLIGYNCARAMAPRDVITGGDDEPYAIRTDLGWSIVGGTSTCPDTSSTAGQCFRVAVRELPPVTPADAIRILESDFKDAKEDGKPVSQEDILFLDKLKNHIEKNSLGHYEMPLPFKERPTLPDNKQLAVIRLSHLKRKLLKDEGYKEQYIKFMEEVIERGDAEEVHDDGKEGEKWYIPHHGVFHDKKPGKLRVVFDCSAKYQGTSLNDHLLTGPDLMNNLNGVLLRFRLHSTALMCDIEKMFHQFHVKKSDQDYLRFLWWKKGDLGAQPQEYRMRVHIFGAASSPGCANYGLKHLATENKDRYPLGSQFILRNFYVDDGVTSTDSSEKAIKLAEEARKLCALGGLRLHKFVSNDKAVLVSIPATERASDIKDLNLAFDNLPSERALGIQWHVESDCLKISTNLKEQPATRRGILSIVASLYDPLGLIAPFLLIGKEVLQQMCCHGTGWDDPLTNELRPRWEKWKNDLNNLERINIPRSYAPADFGRVIKRELHHFSDASTTGYGQCSYLRLSNEEGDIHCALVMAKSRVAPTKVTTIPRLELTAAVISVKTSNVLKEELGYADIEEHFWTDSKVVLGYINNEARRFHTFVANRIQKIHLYTNQRQWRYVPTDQNPADRASRGCFVHELISSDWLTGPAFLWEKGVDLSEEVAPELSVGDPEVKETRTLNTETVEQDSLTYRLAKFSSWTRAICAVARILRRINKDKSIGLSTVQEREEAERLIIKDLQRQTYSEEVRLLKKGCQLPPHNKLHHLNPFLDNNGVIKVGGRLRDSNLPLSVKHPTIIPKEHHVTRMIIAYCHEEVKHQGKGMTLSAIRTRGYWIPGIGRTVASYLRRCVVCRKLRRRTEEQKMADLPPERVNPSPPFTYCGMDCFGPFYSKQGRSVRKRYGLLFTCFSSRAIHIEMLEDLSTDSFIIGLRCFIAIRGAVRQIKSDQGSNFLGAKNELQEALTELDGDKLTNFLSKKQCDFILNAPGSSHVGGLWERQIRTVRSVLNATLGLSPGNLPDASLRAFFYEAMTIVNSRPLTIENLHDPNSLEPLTPNHLLTLKSTMALPPPGKFIREDMYAKKRWRHVQYLAEQFWSRWQKEYLANIAFRQRWHTPKRNLQIGDIVIMKDEDLPRNEWRLGRVVETTMDRYGLVRRVKLCLGDRKLGKNGERLTKRSVLERPVQKLVLLLEGD, from the coding sequence ATGGAGACTCCCTCCTCACAAACAGAACTAGAGCATCAGATAGTCGACCTGCAGAATAAAATCAAAGGGCTTAAAGCGTCTCTTGAAGACACATCAGAAACTACGGAAATAGAACTTTTGGAGAAGGAAATTCAACGCAGAGAAGAAACGTTGAACAACTTACAAGGTGAGCTTAAGGAAGGCCTCCGACGTTCCACTCGAACAAAAATCCCAACTCCAAAGGCGCTCGAAATGCAACAGGAGGAAGcaagaaaaagggaaagaaagttCATCTCAACGTACGAAAGATGGAAGATTCGAGCCCGAGAGTCAAGAGAGCAGCTCAAGTCAGACATTAGTAAAGGCGAGCTGGCATCTTTGATGGATTCTttggagaaagagaaagaaactgTGTTAAACGCTTACCTTGAAATACGAAGTCACATTACACCTTCTCCAGAATTAAGACGTCACGTTGACAGTTGTGAGGCAGTTACAGCCGAAATTATGAAAGTTACCTACGAGAGAATGTCAGATCTCGATGGTGATTATGATGCAGAACAAGTACATTGCCGTCTCAGGGAGCTGCTTAAGAACAGCTACGCACGCTCCATCTATGGATCCACTGCATCTAGAGTGACAAAGTCAATCCGTAGTCACAAAAGCACTACTCTAACACTCAAACAGGCggatgcagcagcagagctaGCTGCTAAGGAAGTCGAATTTGAAGGGTTGCTGGAAGAAGAGAGACAAATGGAGAAGATAGAGGAACAGCACAGAAAAATGGAAGTAGAAAAACGCAGACTTGAACGCCTTCAAGCAGAAAAGAATTTGAGGGCTGCTCGGGCCAAACTGCAAGTCTACAGCCAGGTAGCCTCGCAGGAAGGCAGTCTCCATTCCTCTAATAGTTCAGTGGGAAATCATCATGTTCCCCCTGCTATCAACCCTCCAACTCCCACCGTCACAGCATCGCCACCCGACCTAAACGTGTCATCCCTTGCCCAAGCCCTACAAGACAGTATGGCTCTAAATAGACTTCCAGTTCCAGAGCCGTCTGTATTTAGTGGGAACCCCATTCAGTTCATTGAGTGGAAAACTTCATTCATGTCACTTATTGACAAAAAGGCCATCTCCCCAGCAGACAAACTTTATTACTTGAGGAAGTATGTAGGCGGCCCAGCTCGTAAAACATTAGAAGGAACTTTCTATAGGAATGACAGCGACGCTTATAAGGATGCGTGGAACAAACTGGATAACAGATATGGCCAAACctttattatacagaaagcctTCAGAGATAAGCTCACAGATTGGCCAAAGATCCAACCAAGAGATGCAGAAGGATTAAGAGACTTCTCAGATTTCTTAAACGCTTGCCAAGATGCAATGACACATGTGAAGAGCCTCGAAATACTGAACGACTGTGAAGAGAATAAGAAGCTAATCCTTAAACTACCAGAGTGGATAGCATCTCACTGGAACAGGAAGGTTACTGAAGCCTTAAAGGGCAATAAGGAATTCCCCAGTTTTAAGGACTTCGCCACATTTATGGCGACAGAGGCAGAGATTGCTTGCAATCCAATCACCTCAGCTTATGCCCTCCGCAGCTCTGAGTCAAGCACTGCAAAACAAGGCAGCAGAGACCCTAAGAGGAACAAGGCAAGCGTTCTAAACACACAGACTGAGGCTGACACCGAGAGGCTCAAGCCAgttaaaggaaaggaaaggtcTCCTTGTGCCTTCTGTCAAAATAATCAACACAGACTACATGGATGTCCCAAGTTTATTGCTAAAACTCTGGAGGAGCGTCGAGATTTTGTCAGAGAACATAAGCTCTGCTATGGCTGCACCAAACCTGGACATAGTGCAAAAGACTGTCGACATCGACACTCATGCAACACGTGCAAGGGTAAACATCCCACTTGTTTACACAATGACAACTATTTAAAGAAGGAAAGAGTTCTGCCACAGGAAACCACTATCCTGAGCAATGCCGGCCAAACGGAGGCTGCTGCAACTTCAATGTCAGTGATTACTGGACAGCCAACTAACACATCAATGATTGTGCCTGTGTGGGTGTCAAAAAAGGATACAGGAACTGAGAAACTGGTTTATGCCTTGCTAGACACGCAAAGCGACACGACGTTTGTTGAGCAGGAACTGAGTGATGTATTAAAGGCAGATTCCTGTCCAGTTAAGCTGAAGTTAACTACTATGATTGGACGCGACGTGATCGTAAAGAGCCAAAGAGTCTCAGGGCTTTGTGTTCGGGGTTATCGCTCTTCCCTCCTCATCGACCTTCCTCCTGCTTATACCAAGGATTGCATACCAGTAAACAGAGCCCATATCCCAACATGCGAGACAGCTAAAAGGTGGAATCATCTCTCCAAGGTCATAGAAGAGATTCCACCTCTACAGGACTGTGAGGTTGGTTTATTGATAGGCTATAACTGCGCACGAGCAATGGCACCAAGAGACGTCATAACGGGAGGAGACGATGAGCCTTATGCAATTCGTACCGACTTAGGATGGAGCATAGTTGGTGGTACGTCGACATGCCCCGACACCTCAAGTACGGCGGGACAGTGCTTCCGAGTTGCAGTCAGGGAGCTCCCACCAGTCACTCCGGCAGATGCCATTCGCATTCTAGAGTCTGACTTTAAGGATGCTAAGGAAGACGGCAAACCAGTGTCTCAGGAGGACATCCTGTTCCTGGACAAACTCAAGAACCACATAGAAAAGAACAGTCTAGGTCACTACGAGATGCCGTTGCCCTTTAAGGAGAGACCTACCTTACCTGACAACAAACAGCTTGCAGTCATACGTCTGAGCCATCTAAAGAGGAAGCTGTTAAAGGATGAAGGGTACAAAGAACAGTATATCAAGTTCATGGAGGAGGTCATAGAAAGGGGTGATGCAGAGGAAGTCCACGATGATGGGAAAGAGGGCGAAAAATGGTACATACCTCATCACGGTGTATTCCACGACAAGAAGCCAGGCAAACTGCGCGTGGTGTTCGACTGCTCTGCCAAGTACCAGGGAACCAGTTTGAATGATCATCTGCTCACTGGACCTGACCTGATGAACAATCTCAACGGTGTACTTCTTCGCTTCCGGTTGCACTCCACTGCATTGATGTGCGACATAGAGAAAATGTTTCACCAATTTCATGTGAAGAAGTCAGACCAGGATTACCTGCGCTTCCTTTGGTGGAAGAAAGGAGATCTCGGTGCACAGCCCCAAGAATACCGTATGAGGGTGCATATCTTTGGCGCAGCCTCATCGCCTGGCTGTGCGAACTACGGATTGAAGCATTTGGCTACAGAAAATAAGGACCGATACCCATTAGGCTCTCAGTTCATTCTGAGAAATTTCTATGTCGACGATGGAGTCACAAGTACAGACAGCTCAGAGAAGGCTATCAAGTTAGCAGAAGAAGCCAGAAAACTTTGTGCCCTGGGTGGTCTTAGGCTCCACAAGTTTGTGTCCAATGACAAAGCTGTCCTGGTAAGCATACCAGCAACTGAACGTGCATCAGACATTAAAGACCTCAACCTTGCCTTTGATAACTTACCTTCAGAGAGAGCGTTGGGTATCCAATGGCACGTCGAATCAGACTGCCTGAAGATCAGCACCAACCTTAAGGAACAGCCTGCAACACGTCGAGGCATATTGTCCATTGTTGCATCCCTGTACGATCCCTTGGGTCTCATAGCCCCCTTTTTGCTCATTGGAAAGGAAGTGCTGCAGCAGATGTGCTGCCATGGAACAGGTTGGGACGACCCTCTAACCAACGAACTTCGTCCACGGTGGGAGAAATGGAAAAACGACCTCAACAACTTGGAGAGGATAAATATACCCCGAAGTTATGCCCCGGCAGATTTCGGAAGGGTTATTAAACGTGAGTTACATCACTTCTCCGACGCAAGCACTACTGGCTATGGACAGTGTTCATATCTGAGGCTTAGCAATGAAGAAGGAGACATCCACTGTGCCTTAGTCATGGCCAAATCTCGTGTCGCCCCAACAAAGGTCACCACGATCCCAAGATTAGAGTTGACGGCTGCAGTCATCTCTGTGAAAACCAGCAATGTTTTGAAGGAAGAACTTGGATATGCGGACATTGAAGAGCATTTTTGGACCGATTCCAAGGTTGTACTAGGGTACATCAATAATGAGGCTCGACGTTTTCATACATTCGTAGCCAACCGTATCCAGAAGATACATCTCTACACGAATCAAAGGCAATGGAGATACGTCCCTACTGACCAGAATCCTGCGGATCGTGCTTCTAGAGGTTGTTTTGTCCATGAGCTAATATCATCGGACTGGCTTACCGGCCCTGCATTTCTATGGGAAAAGGGAGTTGACCTCTCAGAAGAGGTGGCTCCGGAACTGTCAGTCGGAGATCCAGAAGTTAAGGAAACACGGACTCTAAACACGGAAACTGTAGAACAAGATTCTCTTACTTATCGGCTGGCAAAGTTCTCATCCTGGACTCGTGCCATCTGTGCAGTGGCTCGCATTCTTCGAAGGATCAACAAGGATAAGTCAATCGGCCTCTCTACAGTGCAGGAAAGAGAAGAAGCCGAGCGCCTCATCATCAAAGATCTGCAGAGACAAACATATTCGGAGGAAGTGCGGCTACTGAAGAAAGGTTGTCAGCTGCCACCTCATAACAAGCTACATCACCTCAACCCCTTCTTGGACAACAATGGTGTGATTAAGGTGGGAGGTCGACTCCGTGATTCAAACCTTCCTCTCTCAGTTAAACACCCTACCATCATTCCAAAGGAACATCATGTTACAAGGATGATCATAGCATACTGTCATGAAGAAGTCAAACATCAAGGCAAGGGGATGACTCTCAGTGCAATTAGGACAAGAGGTTACTGGATACCAGGAATTGGCAGGACGGTTGCATCCTATCTTCGCCGATGTGTAGTTTGTCGGAAGCTTCGGAGACGGACTGAAGAACAGAAAATGGCCGATCTCCCTCCAGAGCGAGTAAATCCATCTCCACCCTTTACCTACTGTGGAATGGATTGCTTTGGACCCTTCTATAGCAAGCAAGGACGTAGTGTGCGAAAACGATATGGTCTCCTTTTCACCTGCTTCTCCTCCAGAGCCATCCATATTGAAATGCTGGAGGATCTATCTACAGACTCATTCATAATTGGACTGCGCTGCTTCATTGCTATACGTGGAGCCGTACGCCAGATCAAATCTGACCAAGGCAGTAACTTCCTAGGAGCCAAGAATGAACTGCAGGAAGCCCTCACGGAATTAGATGGTGATAAACTGACGAACTTCCTTTCTAAGAAGCAGTGTGACTTCATCCTAAATGCTCCTGGATCAAGTCATGTTGGTGGATTGTGGGAGCGTCAAATTAGAACAGTCAGGAGTGTTCTCAACGCGACCCTTGGACTCTCACCTGGAAACCTACCTGATGCTTCCCTCCGAGCATTCTTCTATGAAGCAATGACGATAGTTAATAGTCGTCCTCTCACTATTGAAAACCTACATGATCCCAACAGTCTTGAGCCACTGACACCAAACCACTTACTTACCCTGAAGTCTACCATGGCCCTTCCTCCCCCCGGCAAGTTCATAAGGGAAGATATGTATGCGAAAAAGAGATGGCGCCATGTACAATATTTGGCCGAGCAGTTCTGGAGCCGTTGGCAGAAAGAGTACTTAGCCAACATTGCCTTTAGACAACGCTGGCACACCCCAAAGAGAAACCTGCAGATTGGGGATATAGTCATAATGAAGGATGAAGACTTGCCCAGAAATGAatggaggttgggaagagtcgtAGAGACTACAATGGACAGATATGGACTGGTTAGGAGAGTGAAGCTCTGTCTAGGTGACAGGAAACTTGGCAAAAATGGTGAACGTCTTACTAAGCGGTCAGTGCTCGAACGGCCAGTTCAAAAACTAGTCTTATTGTTGGAAGGTGACTAG